The genomic segment CGGGCGCGGGCCGCGGGATCGGCGAGCTCGTCGTGGATCGCCTTCGCGAGCTTGGCGGCGAAGCGCTCGCGGGTCGGCGTCGTCATCAGGTCGACGTAGGCGACGGCGGCGCCGCGCCCGACGAGCTCCTGGCTCAACCGCCAGATCAGCGACGACTTGCCGAACCGGCGCGGGGCCGAGATGACCACGTCCTGCCCGCTCATCGTGTCCGAGGTCAGCTCGGCGAGCTCGAGGTCGCGATCCGTGAAGTCCTCGTCGAGCGCGAGGGCTCCGAAGCGGAAGGGATTCGGAGTCAGGGCCATGGTGTTTATACGCTACTGCATTATGCAGGTACGCGTAAAGTAGCGTCCGAGCCCGGTTTCGGGCGCTCGGCGCACAATCCCGGGAAACCCGCGCCCGCGCTGTATCCTCGCCCGTCGCTCATGGCGAAGAAGGTCCTCACACTCATCAAGCTTCAGATCCCGGCCGGCGCCGCGAACCCGGCGCCTCCGGTGGGTCCCGCGCTCGGTCAGCACGGGGTCAACATCATGGAGTTCTGCAAGGCGTTCAACGCCCAGACCCAGCAGGACTCCGGGACGATCATCCCAGTCGAGATCACGGTCTTCGAGGACCGCTCGTTCACCTTCATCACGAAGACCCCGCCCGCCGCGGTCCTGATCCGCGAGGCGCTCGGTCTCGACAAGGGTTCGCCCGAGCCGCACGTCGACAAGGTCGGCAAGCTCACGCAGGACCAGCTGCGCTCGATCGCCGAGAAGAAGATGCCCGACCTGAACGCCAACGACATCGACGCCGCGTCGCGGATCATCGCCGGCACGGCCCGCTCGATGGGCGTCGAGGTGGAGGCCTAGATGTCGAAGAAGGGCAAGCGCTTCCGCGAGGCGATGGGCGCGATCGACCGCGAGCGGCGCTATCCGCCGGCGCAGGCGATCGAGCTCGTCAAGCAGACGGCGTCGACGAAGTTCGACGAGACGATCGAGGTCCACATGCGCCTCGGGGTCAACGTCCGCCACGCCGAGGAGCAGCTGCGCGGCACGCTCGCGCTGCCGAACGGTCTCGGCAAGGAGGTCACGGTCGCGGTGTTCGCCGAGGGTGACGCCGCCCGCGCCGCCGAGGCCGCCGGCGCCGACCACGTCGGTGCGCAGGACCTCGCCGAGCGCGTCGAGGAGGGCTTCACCGACTTCGACGTCGCGATCGCCCAGCCCGCACTGATGGGCCCCGTCGTCTCGCGGCTCGGCCGCGTGCTCGGACCGCAGGGCCTGATGCCGAACCCGAAGGTCGGCACCGTCACCAACGACGTCGCCAAGGCGGTCGAGGAGGCCAAGGCGGGCAAGGTCGAGTACCGCACCGACCGCCAGGGCAACATCCACCTCGCGATCGGCAAGGCGAGCTTCGACGACGAGGCGCTGCTGCAGAACTACGCGGCGATCGTCGAGGAGATCGTCCGCGCCAAGCCTTCGGCCGCCAAGGGCCGCTACCTGATCTCGATCACCCTGGCCTCGACGATGGGGCCCGGCGTCCCGGTCGACACGACCCGGGTCCGCCAGCGTGAGATCTTCGACCGTGGCGCCGAGGCGATCACGGCCGAAGAGGCCGCCGAAGCCGTCCCCGCCTAGGCGTCGCGTCCGACTTCGTCGCGCGGCCCGCCGACCGCGCCGAGAACCCAGCCGCCCGGCTTGCCCGAGCGCGCGCGCTCGGCACGGATCACGTCCGTCTCGACCGCTGAGAGCGCCTCGGCCTTGCCCTCGGCGTAGGCCATCTCGACCTCGTCCTCGGCCGAGTCGCGCTCGTCGTAGGCGCGCTCGATCCGATGCGAGACGGACCTGCGAAGTGCGCCGAGGGTGTCGCTGATCGTGGCGAGCATCGCCGGTGAGATCCCCGGTCGGGGCTCCGCGCGAAACCAGCCTGGACGTTTGGTCGATTCGGCCGAGCTCGCCCGGGCCGGATCGTGCGCCGCGCGGATCGCTCGTCCGACCGGCTCACGGTAGGGTCGCCCGGACGATCGCCGACCAGGCGGCGCGGTGGACCTGGTGGGTCCGTTCGATCTCGATCCCGGAGAAGCCGCCGGCTTCGAGCGCGGCGCGAAACTCGGCCTCCGTCAGCGCACCGGCGATGCAGCCCGTCCACTCCCGCATGTCCTTGCGCGTCGCCGGATCCATTCCCTCGTCGGCGATCACGTCGCTCACCGCGAAGCGGCCGCCGGCCCGCAGCACCCGCGCGGCTTCGCGGAGGACGCGCGGCTTGTCGGCGGAGAGATTGATCACGCAGTTCGAGATCACCACGTCGATGGTGTCGTCCCCGAGCGGCAGATCCTCGATCGACCCCTTGAGGAACTCGACGTTCTCGATCTTCGCCTCGCGTTGGTTGCGCCGAGCGAGGTCGAGCATCTCATCGGTCATGTCGACCCCGTACGCCTTGCCCGTCGGGCCGACTCGGCGCGCGGAGAGCAGCACGTCGATACCGCCTCCCGAGCCGAGGTCGAGAACCGTCTCGCCCTCGTGGAGCGCCGCGACCGCGGTCGGGTTGCCGCAGCCGAGCGACGCGAGGGCCGCTGCCTCGGGCAGTTCCTCGCGCTCGGGAGACGAGTAGAGACCGGAGCCGAAGTCCTCGCCGCGGATCTCGTCGAGCGTCTCGCTCGCGCAACAGGACCCAGTCGAGGCGGCGCCTCTCGCGGCGGCGGCGTAGCGGTCGCGTACAGCCGCCTGGATGTCGCCGTCGGGCGAGGTGCTCACAGCCATGCGGATAGCTCCTCGAGTGAGTCGGGGATGACGTAGTAGTAGGCCCAGAGCCCCTGGCGCTCGGAGCCGACGATGCCGGCTTCGCGCAGGACCTTCAGGTGATGCGAGACGGTCGGCTGCGAGAGGTCGAACAGCGGCACCAGCTCGCAGACGCAGACCTTGCCGGCGTGCTTTCGCAGGACGTCGACCAACTGCATGCGGATCGGATCGCCGAGGGCCTTCGTGATCCGGGCGAGCGACTCGGCCTTGTCGCGAGCGATGTCCGGATAGACGACCGGCTCGCAGCAGACCTCGCCCTTCGCGCGCTTCTGCTTCGGAGCCAGGTCGAGCGTCGTCGTCATCAGGTTGGTCATCGCGCTCCCCCGCGGTTCATCGACGTTCTTCTATATACGAATATCTATTGAATAGGCATTTGTCAATGGAGTAGTCTCGCGGCCGTGACCAGCCGAACGCCCGCCGTGACCTCGCGGCTCTCGACGCTCGACCGCTACCTGCCGCTGTGGATCGCGCTCGCGATGGCAGCCGGGCTTGCGCTCGGATCGCTCGTCCCCGGCCTCGACTCGGCGCTCGACTCGCTCGCCGTCGGCACGATCTCGCTTCCGATCGCGATCGGGCTGCTGCTGATGATGTATCCGGTCCTCGCGAAGGTCCGCTACGAGCGGCTCGCCGAGCTCCGCAGCGAGCGCCGCCTGTTCGCCGCCTCGATCTTCCTCAACTGGGTCGTCGGCCCGATGCTGATGTTCGCCCTGGCCTGGATCTTCCTCGCCGACGAGCCTGCCTTCCGGACCGGCCTGATCATCGTCGGCCTCGCGCGCTGCATCGCGATGGTCCTGATCTGGAACGGGCTCGCCCGCGGTGACAACGACGCCGCCGCGGTCCTCGTCGCGATCAACTCGCTGTTCCAGATCGCCGCCTACTCGCTGCTCGGCTACTTCTACCTCTCGGTCCTGCCGGGCTGGCTCGGACTCGACACCCAGGGCTTCGAGGTGTCGCTGTGGGAGGTGGCGCGAACGGTCCTGATCTTCCTCGGCATCCCGCTGTTCGCCGGCTGGCTCACGCAGCGGATCGGGATCAGGCGCCGCGGTCGCGAGTGGTACGAGGGGACGTTC from the Thermoleophilia bacterium SCSIO 60948 genome contains:
- a CDS encoding 50S ribosomal protein L1: MSKKGKRFREAMGAIDRERRYPPAQAIELVKQTASTKFDETIEVHMRLGVNVRHAEEQLRGTLALPNGLGKEVTVAVFAEGDAARAAEAAGADHVGAQDLAERVEEGFTDFDVAIAQPALMGPVVSRLGRVLGPQGLMPNPKVGTVTNDVAKAVEEAKAGKVEYRTDRQGNIHLAIGKASFDDEALLQNYAAIVEEIVRAKPSAAKGRYLISITLASTMGPGVPVDTTRVRQREIFDRGAEAITAEEAAEAVPA
- the arsM gene encoding arsenite methyltransferase encodes the protein MAVSTSPDGDIQAAVRDRYAAAARGAASTGSCCASETLDEIRGEDFGSGLYSSPEREELPEAAALASLGCGNPTAVAALHEGETVLDLGSGGGIDVLLSARRVGPTGKAYGVDMTDEMLDLARRNQREAKIENVEFLKGSIEDLPLGDDTIDVVISNCVINLSADKPRVLREAARVLRAGGRFAVSDVIADEGMDPATRKDMREWTGCIAGALTEAEFRAALEAGGFSGIEIERTHQVHRAAWSAIVRATLP
- a CDS encoding helix-turn-helix transcriptional regulator; this encodes MTTTLDLAPKQKRAKGEVCCEPVVYPDIARDKAESLARITKALGDPIRMQLVDVLRKHAGKVCVCELVPLFDLSQPTVSHHLKVLREAGIVGSERQGLWAYYYVIPDSLEELSAWL
- the arsB gene encoding ACR3 family arsenite efflux transporter — translated: MTSRLSTLDRYLPLWIALAMAAGLALGSLVPGLDSALDSLAVGTISLPIAIGLLLMMYPVLAKVRYERLAELRSERRLFAASIFLNWVVGPMLMFALAWIFLADEPAFRTGLIIVGLARCIAMVLIWNGLARGDNDAAAVLVAINSLFQIAAYSLLGYFYLSVLPGWLGLDTQGFEVSLWEVARTVLIFLGIPLFAGWLTQRIGIRRRGREWYEGTFIPRISPLALYGLLFTIVLLFALQGEAITSEPLDVARIAIPLLVYFLVMFFASFGLGRAIGLAYERTASLAFTAASNNFELAIAVAVGVFGATSGEALAGVVGPLIEVPVLVALVYVSLWLGRRWYGLDADRGEERRAVAPEAAG
- the rplK gene encoding 50S ribosomal protein L11 — its product is MAKKVLTLIKLQIPAGAANPAPPVGPALGQHGVNIMEFCKAFNAQTQQDSGTIIPVEITVFEDRSFTFITKTPPAAVLIREALGLDKGSPEPHVDKVGKLTQDQLRSIAEKKMPDLNANDIDAASRIIAGTARSMGVEVEA